Genomic segment of Cyanobacterium stanieri LEGE 03274:
GGCTACCATGGCTTCTACCATGGGTACTGCTCTGGGTAGTACACAGGGATCATGTCTTCCTTTGGCGGCGAGGGTGGTTTCTTCTCCTTCTTTGCTGACGGTTTTTTGCTCTTTGCCGATGGTGGCGGTGGGTTTGAAGGCGGCTCTGATGACGATGTTTTCACCGTTGCTGATGCCCCCTTGGATGCCCCCTGAGCGATTGGTTACGGTGCGGGGGTTGCCATTGTCGTCTAGGTAAAATTCGTCGTTGTGTTGGCTTCCTGTGAGGGTTGTTCCTGCAAAACCTGAGCCGATTTCAAAGCCTTTGGTAGCGGGTAAGGACATGATAGCTTTGGCGAGATCTGCTTCTAACTTGTCAAATACTGGTTCTCCTAGCCCTCTGGGGACGTTTCTGACGACACATTCGAGAGTACCTCCGAGGGAGTCTTTTTCTTTGCGAATTTGATCGATAAGGTCGATCATTTTTTGGGCGATCGCACCGTCGGGGCAACGAACTATATTACTTTCTACTTGCTCTTGGGTGAGGGTATCTTGGTTGATGTTGGTGGCTTCTATGTCTTTGATGCTTTTAACATAGGCGATGATTTCTACCCCGGCTATTTGTTTGAGAATTTTCTTGGCGATCGCCCCTGCGGCCACCCTACCGATGGTTTCACGGGCGGAGGAGCGCCCCCCACCCTGCCAATTACGGATACCATATTTTGCGTCATAGGTGGCATCGGCATGGGAAGGACGATATTTGACGGCCATTTCATCGTAATCTTGGGATCTTGCATCCTTATTTCTAACTAAAATGGCGATGGGAGTGCCGAGGGTTTTACCTTCAAATACCCCTGATACGATTTCGCATAAGTCGGATTCTTTGCGGGGAGTGGTAATCTTACTTTGCCCTGGCTTTCTACGGTTTAAATCTTCTTGTATTTCTTCGGCGCTAATCTCGATACGAGGGGGGCAACCATCAATGACAACGCCAACTCCGCCCCCATGGGATTCTCCAAATGTAGAGATTCTAAATAATTCACCAAAGATACTGCTCATTTATAAAAAGGTAATGTAAAGGTAGTGGAATGTGAAAGGTTTTCTATACTATATCTATTGTTCATGGTTCATTGTCCGTTGTCAATGAATTTTCGTGGGGCTATATAGGGGAGTGGTGGAAACAATTTCTAAGTTTTGATTTACCCACAAAAGGGATATATCAGTAATTTGATTATTTTCATAGGTGACGATGGAATAGTTATGGGCTTTGATGCCTTGTTTTTCTTGGATGCGAGGGGTTGAGGCGGCATTGAGATAGATGGTATTATGTTGATCCCTATTAATAATAGTTCTTAATCTTGCTTTGGTGTGTCTTAGGCGATGGTGCATATGTCCAAAGGTAACTAGACTAATGGTTTTATCTAATTGACGGCTAAGGGCGATCGCCCCTTGAAAATCAGGATCGCCAAAATCACCCCCGATGGGATTCCAATCCTTACCACAAGTATCCTCAGGGTTAGCCCCCAACCCAAAAGGGCCATTATGTCCCACAAAAATCACATTAGATTGAGTCGTTTGTTTACATTGCTCAAAAATCCTTTGACTAGAATCATCAAAGCTAGACACCCCATAGCGTTGAGCATAAAAATCCTCACACTTCCACTTTGAACCACCCCAGCTAAAAGGACGACTTCCCACTACCGATAACCCCAAATGGGCAAAATCTAACCTACCATACCCCACATGACTACATCCCAGCAAATCTAACTGTTGTTGTACCCTATCTTCTTTGTTATGATCATAGGGAGATTTTTTCCTGCCCCACTTCGTAGCCGAATACCAAGCATCATGATTACCCAAAACCACCGCCTTAGGGATTTCTAACCTCGCCACGTGCCCCACCACCTCAAGGGATTCATTGCCAAAATCCCCCACCAATAACACCAAATCAACTTCCAAAAACTTTAGAATTTGATGATCTAAACTATTCCATTGATCATGAATATCTCCAATCACCGCAACTTTTATCTTTCTTTGCACCATTAAATTAAATCTATTTCTTATTTACCTTTCTTAATATTGTTACCTAAAATTAACAAAAGTTGCACCCTAATTCTCAGGATAATAAAAATGTCTGAATGTGATAATATATCTAAGTAATAAAAACAAATATATTAATATTTTTTTACTATGAATGAGAATCTTCCAGTAGTTTATATCTCTATTTTACTTGGAATTTTAAGCATTGTTGCTGTTCTTTTATTAAGACAAATTATCAAAACTAGAAAAGTAGAAAATCGTTTTTCCACCCTACAAAAAAAACTTACAAAAGAGAGGGGAACAGCGGAAGAATATTACGAATTAGCTAGTATTTATCTTGATAAAAAACTCTATGTTCAAGCAGTACAATTATTACAAAGAGCCTTAAAAGCATCCGATGACATTGAGGCAGAAAATAAAGCCTTAATTTATAATGCCCTTGGTTTCGCTCATTTTTCCCAAGAACAATATGATATTGCTATTCGTAACTATAAAGAAGCTATTAAATTATACCCCGAATATGCGATCGCCCTTAACAATTTAGGTAACGTATATGAGAAAAAGCAACTCACCGCCCAAGCATTGGAAGTTTATAAAGAAGTATTAACCATTGATGCTAAAAATTCCGTTGCTAAACGTAGGGTAGAATCCCTCGAAAAAAGATTTGTTACCTCATAATTTTGTTGAGCAATAAACATCTTTAAAAATTAGAACATTTTAACTAGATTTCGGGTTTATAGCCCGATTTTTTATAAGATTTTATATTAAGTTCGACCAATTAGTTATAAATAATATGAAATACTTAAATGTTTACGACAAATAAAACCTCTCAAATAAAATCCCAGCCTAATTAACCTCAATTTAGGTTAAAACCCTTGACCATTCCTTGTATAGATTTATGGGTGCTGAATCCATTTATTTCCAAACATAAAAGTTCAATTCATTGAACGAAAAATCCGTAGCCTTGTAATTCATTACAAGGCGGGAAATACTGAAGTTAATTATATTTATAGCAATCTTTTTTATATTTCATATTAAAATAGGATTTTGCAAAAAATTTTCCTTTTATATATCCTTTGAAGTATCAATAATGAAATAAGTTTCCAGTAAAATATGACCTAAATAATCTTCAGGAAAATATAACATACTCTACCTCTGCTAATATTCTATGACCAAAAATAGGACTTAATGATTTTGGGGTTAAAACATCTACTTTTCGCCCAAATAAATGTTCTAAAAAAAAGGCTAAATTTTTAAAATTTTTCAACTCAGGTTCAAATTCTACTAATAAATCAATATCACTATTTTCCGTCGCTTCTCCCCGTTGAAAAGAGCCAAATAAACCACATTTTTTAACTCCATAACTTTTGATGGTTTCTTTGTGTAGTTGTAATAGACTCAAAATATCTTTTTTACTATTAACTATAGTAGTCATTTTTTTACTTAATAATTATGTAAACTTATCAGATGGTGGGCCATGCCCACCCTAAAATATTTTTTGTAACTGAAGCCAAATATAATTAATCTATGGAAAAATTAATTTCTTTCTTATTAAAAGGTAAATCGTTATTAATAGCATCAATTTCCTGTTGTTGGGCAAAATTAATTTCATCAATATAATGTTTTAAAATACTGCTCATGCGTTGATTATAAAATCGGTGCATACTATAATTTGCCGTAGCAGGAAAACCCCGACGACGTTTATGGCTACCCCCCGCGCCCGGGTCATACATTTTTATCCCTTGACTAATAGCCCATTCTATGGGTTTATAATAACAACTCTCGAAGTGTAAGCAATCATATTCATCCAGACTACCCCAATAACGCCCATAAAGATTCTCTCCTTTACGGATACAAAAAGACATTCCCACGGGTTGATGTTCGTTACCTTCCTCAAAGGCTGCTACTACCATAAGACGATGGCTATAGGATGGGTATAGTTGTTCAAAAAATTTTTTGGTTAAATATTTACTACCCCAATAAAATTTGCTACAGGTGCTGTGATAAAACTGATAAATGTAGGGATAGAAATAATGGGGAATTTCTTCACCGACTAAATTTTTAGTGATTAATCCTGCTTTTTGAACTAATTTTCTTTCTCGTTTAATATTTTTACGTTGATTGGAATTAAATATTTTTAGATAATCATCAAAGGTGTTAAAATCTCGACTTCCCCATATATAACCATGGTGCATCCAAGCAGAGAAGCCGAATTGTGCAATCATTGATTTCCATTGAGGATCAACAAATAAAAAGTTACATCCTGACAATCTATTTTTAACACAAAAATGATCGATCGCACTTATCATTATTTCGGTGATTTCTTCTTCGTTTTCATCGGGGGCAACCAAAAAACGATAACCCACCGCAGGAGTAAAAGGAGTCATGCCGAGGAGTTTAGGATAATATTGTATCCCTAATCGGTAAGCTAAATCAGCCCATTGATGATCAAAAACAAATTCTCCATAACTATGCCCTTTTATATAAAGTGGCGCCCCTGCTATTAATTTTTTGTCGCGCCACAGGGTTAAATGACAAGGTTGCCAACCTGTTTGAGGTTTTACGCTACCAGAGGTTTCTAAGTTGTGTAACCATTCCCATTCCAAAAAGGGTGTTGCCAAGGGCATCGCCATTTCATCCCATGCTGATTGAGGAATTTCGGCCATTTGTTGATGCCAACGGATAGTGTAGGGGGAGGCGTTTTTTTTGTTAAAAATTTTATCCATCATAACCTTGACAATATATTTGAGTTACCTTGTTTTTTCTCGGTGTTTACAGAAAAAATTTGATTTAAGTCTTAACTGTTTATAATGACTTCTTATAGTGTAGTTGTTTCTTTGGAGTTGTTGAGAATAGAATATTGATTTATGATGGAAACAAAAAATATTATCTAATAATAGCTTTTTTAAAAATTATCTTGTTTAATTTAAATTATGAGTAGTTATGGAGGGAATATTTACTACTCTAAAAAATAATAATAATTAAGATATAATATTAGTTTTTAACTTTATTAAATGAACTAAACCAATATATATTATGTTACCTAAAAAATGGCTATGGAGATTAATTTTTTCCTTGAGTTTTTATTTTATTTATCCTACTGTACAAGTAAATAATTATTATCAATTTAGGGCGATCGCCTCTGAGGCTGAAAATCAAGATCCTGCTATCCTTTATGATGAAAATATGCGTAAGGGTTATCAAGCCACTGATAATCGTCAATATGATGAGGCTTTGAGCTACTTTCAAACTGCCCTCACATACCGCCCTAATGATGTTTATGCCCAACGAGCTATTAATAATGTAGAGGCTATGTCAGCGAATAATAGTAATAGGTGGGATATGGATAACCTTTTATTTCTATTAATTATATCCTTAGTTATTTTAGTAATTATTATTAGTATTACTTTAATTATTGTTGGTTTAAAAATATTGAGTAATAGTCAGAAAAAAACAAAAACTATATCCGATCGCCCCCTAGAACAAATATCATTAAATAATAATATTTTAGAAGATAATCAAGAGGATAATAACCAGTTAAACAAAGCAACATTAGCCAAAAGAATTAACCCTGAAGTAGAAAAACCCCTAGATAAAACCCAAGAATTAATTAAAGAATTAATAGAAGGAGACGCAAAAAATAGAAGTAAAGTAATTTGGAATTTAGCATCTCAGGCAGACTCAAGGGCGATCGCCCCTCTCCTTGATATAATGATAAAAAGTAATTCTCAAGAAAAGACTTTAATTCTCGAAGCCATATCTCAAATCGCTTTTAATAGTATCAAACCCATCAATCAGGCGCTAATATTATCATTACAAGATGACCATGGCACGGTGAGAAAAAACGCCCTGAGAGACGTTAGCAAAGTTTATGAACTAATCACCCAAGTTCAGCCTATCATAACTCAAACTGCTTATAACGATCCTGATCCTGAAGTAAGAGAAATCGCCCTTTCTATCCTTGAAAAAATAGCACACAATCCCAA
This window contains:
- the aroC gene encoding chorismate synthase; its protein translation is MSSIFGELFRISTFGESHGGGVGVVIDGCPPRIEISAEEIQEDLNRRKPGQSKITTPRKESDLCEIVSGVFEGKTLGTPIAILVRNKDARSQDYDEMAVKYRPSHADATYDAKYGIRNWQGGGRSSARETIGRVAAGAIAKKILKQIAGVEIIAYVKSIKDIEATNINQDTLTQEQVESNIVRCPDGAIAQKMIDLIDQIRKEKDSLGGTLECVVRNVPRGLGEPVFDKLEADLAKAIMSLPATKGFEIGSGFAGTTLTGSQHNDEFYLDDNGNPRTVTNRSGGIQGGISNGENIVIRAAFKPTATIGKEQKTVSKEGEETTLAAKGRHDPCVLPRAVPMVEAMVALVLCDHLLRHHAQCNLIEN
- a CDS encoding TIGR04168 family protein; the encoded protein is MVQRKIKVAVIGDIHDQWNSLDHQILKFLEVDLVLLVGDFGNESLEVVGHVARLEIPKAVVLGNHDAWYSATKWGRKKSPYDHNKEDRVQQQLDLLGCSHVGYGRLDFAHLGLSVVGSRPFSWGGSKWKCEDFYAQRYGVSSFDDSSQRIFEQCKQTTQSNVIFVGHNGPFGLGANPEDTCGKDWNPIGGDFGDPDFQGAIALSRQLDKTISLVTFGHMHHRLRHTKARLRTIINRDQHNTIYLNAASTPRIQEKQGIKAHNYSIVTYENNQITDISLLWVNQNLEIVSTTPLYSPTKIH
- a CDS encoding tetratricopeptide repeat protein, translating into MNENLPVVYISILLGILSIVAVLLLRQIIKTRKVENRFSTLQKKLTKERGTAEEYYELASIYLDKKLYVQAVQLLQRALKASDDIEAENKALIYNALGFAHFSQEQYDIAIRNYKEAIKLYPEYAIALNNLGNVYEKKQLTAQALEVYKEVLTIDAKNSVAKRRVESLEKRFVTS
- a CDS encoding nucleotidyltransferase family protein, with the protein product MTTIVNSKKDILSLLQLHKETIKSYGVKKCGLFGSFQRGEATENSDIDLLVEFEPELKNFKNLAFFLEHLFGRKVDVLTPKSLSPIFGHRILAEVEYVIFS
- a CDS encoding GNAT family N-acetyltransferase; the encoded protein is MMDKIFNKKNASPYTIRWHQQMAEIPQSAWDEMAMPLATPFLEWEWLHNLETSGSVKPQTGWQPCHLTLWRDKKLIAGAPLYIKGHSYGEFVFDHQWADLAYRLGIQYYPKLLGMTPFTPAVGYRFLVAPDENEEEITEIMISAIDHFCVKNRLSGCNFLFVDPQWKSMIAQFGFSAWMHHGYIWGSRDFNTFDDYLKIFNSNQRKNIKRERKLVQKAGLITKNLVGEEIPHYFYPYIYQFYHSTCSKFYWGSKYLTKKFFEQLYPSYSHRLMVVAAFEEGNEHQPVGMSFCIRKGENLYGRYWGSLDEYDCLHFESCYYKPIEWAISQGIKMYDPGAGGSHKRRRGFPATANYSMHRFYNQRMSSILKHYIDEINFAQQQEIDAINNDLPFNKKEINFSID
- a CDS encoding HEAT repeat domain-containing protein, producing MLPKKWLWRLIFSLSFYFIYPTVQVNNYYQFRAIASEAENQDPAILYDENMRKGYQATDNRQYDEALSYFQTALTYRPNDVYAQRAINNVEAMSANNSNRWDMDNLLFLLIISLVILVIIISITLIIVGLKILSNSQKKTKTISDRPLEQISLNNNILEDNQEDNNQLNKATLAKRINPEVEKPLDKTQELIKELIEGDAKNRSKVIWNLASQADSRAIAPLLDIMIKSNSQEKTLILEAISQIAFNSIKPINQALILSLQDDHGTVRKNALRDVSKVYELITQVQPIITQTAYNDPDPEVREIALSILEKIAHNPNLFTLDNHKDYAQEIDATLIQDNPTLDSH